The sequence TTCACACAGGAAATCCAGCAAGAGGAATCATAAGCGCTCGAGTTCGAAGAAAAAAGGGGGCAAGAAAACCATTGAGTCTGAAGATGAGTACACCAAGGATGGAATGTCTAATGGGCAGCAAGATGGAGATCAAGGAAACTGGAATGCGTTCCAGAACTTCTTGCTcagagatgaagagaagacaagagataatAATGACGCGGATATGTTCGCCAGTGAaagagagccaccaccaccacctaggAGGAGAGAGACCACAGGAAATATGGGCGATCCTATTCTTTTATCCGAGCGGGGTTCTGCTGATGTCGATGAGCGAAATGGAATGCCTTTCAACACAGCCAATGGGAGAATTAGGGCCAGGCAGATGATGTCTGGTGATGAACTTATGATGTCTGGGGAAGGTCGGAGCTTTGTGGATGGTGACATGAAGGAGATAGAAGCCGGAGGTGGGGGATACAGAAGAGGGGCAAATGATGACTTCATGGTTTATGGACATGAAAACTCAATGGACAGGGGGAGCTCCTTGGACCCCCTTGCTGAGGGGCATTACAAGAGACCCACTCTGGAGGAGAAGAAGAATGTACACGGTGTGGATGAGTCCATGATACCTGTTACCTCCAACTCACATGATAACCTTGGAGCTGACGGCCGTACTGCCATTGACATAGATGCTGAGCTTGGCACAAGTGTTCAGAAAACATCGGATGCCAAGGCTGGAGGTGAACTTTTCTATGAGCCAGATGAATTGATGCCAGAGCGTGGCTTTGAAGATGTTTCATTTGGATATGATCCATCAATGGACTATGATAGCCACATGCAGATTCATCCTGACGTCGGCGTTGAAGATGCAAATGCAGAGGATTTATCAGCTTGCGTCGACGATGAAGGAAAGATGCCAGCAAAAGTCAAGAAGCTTAGAGGTTCACAGGAGGGTTTGGATAAAAGAAGGAAGGATGCCTCAGCAAGGAGACTGTCAGCGCCCAAAGGCCCACTAACTGATGCGCAGAAACGTGCACAAAACCTACGCGCGTATAAAGCGGGCCTACAAAAGGAAAAGAAGGAGCTGGTATTGATGCATTACTTTCCATTTTACCCATTGAATGGTTTATTCGTTTCTTCTATCTGTGATTTATACCTCACGAGACTTAATTAACTCATCTTTTAGTATCCTCCTTTGGAGCTTGTCGCTTATCTTAAATGACTAAGTTGAATCTATATACAAACAGAGTGCTAGAGTATATCTTTTGGTACGGCAAAATATTAACCCCCTCTCCCTCCACCCTCCATGCACAGACCAAGGCTTAAATGCCTTTTAGACACATTGTTTCCTGCCCCTGTTATTGGTATAGCCAAAATGACTAATATTAACAaactgataccaacttgtcaagATGAGATACTTTTTGCTCGAGGTAGTATGAGCTCTTAGTTCGAATTTTCTGGTCTGGTGTTCTCCTATTTTTTGTTTTCCAAGAATCTTTTAACTGTTTGCTATAAGATAATTTTAATGTAAAAAAAAATGGCATGCCCTCGCTTGTTCTTTTGATAGGTTTCTTCTTAATATCAGTTACCGCAAAAGAATTGTAATTTTCTGCTGGATTGCTCAAACCTGTGTTTTTCTCGTATTTTCAGGAAGCAGAACAGATTAAACGGCTCGAAAGGCTTAAGCAAGAGAGGCAAAAGAGGATTGCTGCAAGAAGTGGCGCATCTAATCCAATATCAACACCGCCGCAAGCTAAAGCAAAACCTTCTCCAAAGGTTTCTCCCAGTACCCACAAGAGTTCCAAGTTCACTGACGCTGAACCAGGATCCTCTTCGCCTCTAAGAAAAATTATTCCTGCCAGAAGCAGTACCCCAGGGAGTGATCCTCACAAAACAGCCAAAGCAAGCAAACTCGGCGGTGACAGCTCAAGTGCAGTGAGCAAGTCAACCTCATCACTGGCTGAGATCAAAAAGGAGAAAAGTGGCAGAACTGAATCGTCGATTGAGCGATTGAAGAAGCTTGCTGAACCTAAAAGCAATGCTTCGACTGACCATCCTTCGAATCCCAAGTCAGCGAGCGCGGATCACCCGCGGAGAAGAAGCTTGCCGTTGCCGGAAGATGTGCAGACCAAGAAAATCTCCGCTATAATGCAGCTCGACGAGACCAAGTCGGCAGCCCTACCAGAGCTGAAAGTCAAATCCCCCCGAACCCCTGCCGCTGTCGTTGTGAAGAACAAGGCGGCGGCTAAAGTAGCAAAAGAGGCGCCACGTGTTGGACCTAAAGCACATGCTACTTCAGAAAGTAGAGATGGAAAGAAATCGTCCAACGGTAAAGTTTCCAGGGTAAGCAGCAGTGATGACAATGTGGTGGTTGAGAAGACCGTCGTGATGCTTGAAAACGAAGTGGTCTCTACGCCTCCTGTTGTTCTACCTCCTGGAAGAAGTGCGGAGAGCGAAACTCGCAGCGATGACCGAATGGACTATCCCAGTCTGGAGCAGGAGTATGTTGCCATCAGGGCTCCACCTTCTCCCGTTGATCTTCCTGAAGATGCAAATCCTACCATCCATGCATCTGACAGCCAGTTGAATTCCTACGAGGTATGTATGATTCAACACTAATACTTCCCCTGTTCATTTACCATATGCTGTGTTCTTTGGGGTATCTGTTTTGCTGTTTCTCTTCATTAAGTACTTTTTAGCTCAGATTATATGTGCGGAAAAATGCAATGCTATTCCCACGCTGTTAAATCAAACATTGCTTTTAGATTTGTTAATTCAGACGACATTGATAAGAGAATTACTGCTTGTTATGGCTAGGTGGATGTGCCTGAGTACAAGAAGGATGAGCTTGAGAAACCAGCCCCGTTGGCTCCGATGGAGGAGAAACCTTATGAGGCCCCTTTTGCCAGGGTAACATCATTGGAGGATGCTTCAAGCAAGACTCCTGCTTACAACCACCACTCGTTACCTGCGCAGGAACCCGAGACACTTGCGCGCGCAGCGAGCGTGAGGGCACGCGTGCCTGAGCCTGCTGCATATGCAGTCTCAGCCGAGGAGACACATGGAGAAAATGGCAAGCCTCGAAGCAAAGAACCGAAAGGCTTCAGGAAACTGCTGAAATTCGGCAAGAAGAGCCACACCTCAACGATGGATTCCGATGCATCGTCGGTCGACGAAGCCCCTGCAGGAGATGGTAATCAATAAATCTGAGATTATACACTATTGCAAGCGGTCGCTCATTGCTGTAACTAACCGCACTTCATGTTTCATCCAGGTTCGATGCTGAAAAACCTCATTTCGCAAGACGACTCCGCGGGCTCTTCATACAAAGGTTAGAACATCACCATGCATATAAGATTCATATATAAGAGAATTGCTCAGTGATGAAACTAGAATAAGTTAGTTTTGTCCCCGAACAGTAGTATAAATCTAGTTTGTTTGGGCGAAAATGAAATGAGATAAATGTACATGTCTACTTTAAAAATGCAGCTTCTCGGTCCTTCTCCCTGCTGGCGCCGTTCCGCAAGAACAAGGTGGTCGTGCTGTGAGGATTTTCTTGtactatttttgttgttgttgatgagGCCGGCCAACAGCTTGATTGGGTATCGATTGAGATTATTAGTTTGTTGATTTCTTCTAGTAAATACATACGTACGTGCATACTATTTCGTATATATATACTTGCACTGTACGCTGGTCCTGTGTTGTTTGTAAGCAGTATGTGTGATCTGTCCTTTACATTGTATTACAATCTACACATCAACTCTTGCTCGCATATACTTGTGGATCGGATCGTATTGATCTGAAAAGCGGCGTATTAGTTCTGGTGTATATATGATCATATATATACGGTGAAGAATTACTTTCATGAATTTTTACGCCCTTTTTTCCAAGcttttttggatggagggagtagtagttaaaaaaaacatttttgaaCTCCGCAACAATCAAAAAAACattatggggcggagggagtacttGCGAATAGGAAGAGCAAATATTCCAAACAAAGAGGACGTCCTGACAACATGTTATTAAGATGCAAATAAATTTATCTCTTTGATTGAAACTATGGATGATTAACCTTTTTTGTAGCCACTTGGCAGGCCAAAATAATAAAACATGTTCACAGGTTAGCGTGCCTATGCAGAATGCTTTTGAGGAAATTCATACAGAATCCTTTCTCAGTGTGCTTGCTTGATCAAATAACTAAAAAGAAGCATATGCAACAGTAAAGAAAAGAAGCTATTACCCATGTAAAGATCAAGTGATTTTTGGTCCCGAGTCCAATCTAGTTTCAAGTTGTTTCATAGATCCAAAAAAAATATTGGCGGTATGCTCAGTAAAAAGTTGTAATGTTTCTGACAGACAAAAGACCAACTGAATAAGCATGGGTGCACAAAGATGAGTGAGAAGTGGCTTCTAAAGGGGTGGAATGTGTTGCTTCTGAAGCCAGCTGGACTCAAAATTGGAGCTTTCAAGCACTTTTAGGTTTCGTGATTCCTCAAGACAGTAAGTAGAGAGTATCCTAAACTGAGTAAACACTAGTATCCAGAATAGTTATTTGCTTAAGCTCAAGTTTGACATGTATGATATTGATACATGTAAGAAGCAGAACAATGCCAAAGCCACAACCTCAAATCAGGAACAAAAATACAACACCCAGCGGCCATATAAACATCTAAATTTATATACTGAGCATTCATGGCAGTTCTAGCAACAACATCAAAATCAAGGAGAGATAGCTAGGTCAGATTACACAAATAGGTTCCATATTCTGAGAAAAGAACAAGTGATAAAATGTCGGAACTCTTAAGAAAAAGTTGCAGAAGCTTGTAAAGCTATACTTTGAAGTTGAAGCTTTTAAGAAAAAAGAACATCCGGATAACTGTAAGGTAATGACTACTCATACTGATGTTCAGAATAACTAATCCACTCTCCAAGAAGATGATGGCAGATAATGATTATAATGATACCACTACAAGAATAGGAATTTGCATTTCATAATCTTGGCAACAAGTactagaacaactgctagctaatccttatgtaggagatggaatcgaacatcctgatatgcacttgatatatgtggatgaaatttgtggattatttaagcttgcaaattttcccggagatgaagctaagaagaaggttttccctttatctttgaagggaaaagcattggcatggtataggctatgcgatgatattggatcttggaactggaaccgtttgaaattagaatttcatcagaaattttatcatatgcatctagttcatcgtggtcggaattatatatatatatatattttggcctcgtgaaggagaaagtatcgctctagcttgggagaggcttaagtcaatgttatattcatgccccaatcatgagctctcgagagaaattattatccagaacttttatgctcgactttctcgtaatgatcaatccatgctcgatacttcttgtactggttcttttatgaagaagactattgatttccggtgggatcttttagaaagaataaacgcaactctgaagattgggaactcgatgaaggtaaagagtcaggtattgaacctaagtttgattgtgttaaatcttttataaaTATCGATgcctttcaaaagtttagcactaaatatggacttgactctgagatagtagcttccttttgtgaatctttggctactcatgttgatctccctaaggagaagtggtttaaatatcacccaccaattaaagaagaagttaaagaaccgataaaagctaaagaagaaactatcatttacaatgttgatccagttgtccccactgcttatattgaaaaaccaccttttcctgttaggatgaaggaacatgctaaagcttcaactgtggttaacaaaagttatgttagaacacccaaaccttctgaacaaatcaaagttgaacctagtgttgctatggttaaagatatcttagttgataatattgatgggcatgt comes from Triticum aestivum cultivar Chinese Spring chromosome 5B, IWGSC CS RefSeq v2.1, whole genome shotgun sequence and encodes:
- the LOC123114502 gene encoding COP1-interacting protein 7 — translated: MRPETRLDSAAFQLTPTRTRCDLIVIANGRKEKIASGLLNPFVAHLKAAQDQIAKGGYTILLEPDPAADAPWFTRGTLERFVRFVSTPEVLERVTTIESEILQLEDAIAVQSNENLGLKSGEAHNGKPVDSSMEGGKTGYNADGDKALVLYKPDTHPASQLQNDDGVHEEHSKVQLLRVLETRKTVLRKEQAMAFARALAAGFDIDNLIYLISFAERFGASRLMKACTQFIDLWRQKHETGQWIDVEPETMSTRSEFPPFNASGIMFMGDKETMSVSNGDTNGEDAAKADHRSHHHPGAPHEYHHGPYQSGYPPWAMHPPYPMQGMPPYYPGANPYYPPPYPPTDDPRYNHSERRPSRKHSADSKDFDNSDDESDDQSGSERESSHGRKSSKKGKRSGKKNVIVIRNVNVTSKKKHRSSESESHSGSDMSSEDSDDSHRKSSKRNHKRSSSKKKGGKKTIESEDEYTKDGMSNGQQDGDQGNWNAFQNFLLRDEEKTRDNNDADMFASEREPPPPPRRRETTGNMGDPILLSERGSADVDERNGMPFNTANGRIRARQMMSGDELMMSGEGRSFVDGDMKEIEAGGGGYRRGANDDFMVYGHENSMDRGSSLDPLAEGHYKRPTLEEKKNVHGVDESMIPVTSNSHDNLGADGRTAIDIDAELGTSVQKTSDAKAGGELFYEPDELMPERGFEDVSFGYDPSMDYDSHMQIHPDVGVEDANAEDLSACVDDEGKMPAKVKKLRGSQEGLDKRRKDASARRLSAPKGPLTDAQKRAQNLRAYKAGLQKEKKELEAEQIKRLERLKQERQKRIAARSGASNPISTPPQAKAKPSPKVSPSTHKSSKFTDAEPGSSSPLRKIIPARSSTPGSDPHKTAKASKLGGDSSSAVSKSTSSLAEIKKEKSGRTESSIERLKKLAEPKSNASTDHPSNPKSASADHPRRRSLPLPEDVQTKKISAIMQLDETKSAALPELKVKSPRTPAAVVVKNKAAAKVAKEAPRVGPKAHATSESRDGKKSSNGKVSRVSSSDDNVVVEKTVVMLENEVVSTPPVVLPPGRSAESETRSDDRMDYPSLEQEYVAIRAPPSPVDLPEDANPTIHASDSQLNSYEVDVPEYKKDELEKPAPLAPMEEKPYEAPFARVTSLEDASSKTPAYNHHSLPAQEPETLARAASVRARVPEPAAYAVSAEETHGENGKPRSKEPKGFRKLLKFGKKSHTSTMDSDASSVDEAPAGDGSMLKNLISQDDSAGSSYKASRSFSLLAPFRKNKVVVL